GGCGCTGCCGCCGCTCTTGGCGTGTATCTGGGGATCAAGGATTCGAAAACGCGCGATTTCAAATCATTCGCCGCAGAGTTGGATAAAGTGATCATATACCTGGGTTCTTCGCGTCCTACGGCGCGTAATCTTTTTTGGGGCCTGGAGCGTATGGCCAGTTTAGCTGTGCGCAATAAGGATAAGAAGATCGGCAGGATCAAAGAGCTGCTTTTTGACGAGGCTAAGGATATTATCGAGGAAGACCGCAAGGCCTGCAGGCTGATCGGGGAATACGGGCAGAGACTCTTCCGGGATAATGACGCGGTTTTAACCGTATGTAACGCCGGGATACTGGCTACTATTGATTACGGCACTGCTTTGGGAGTGCTTTATCGGGCGAGAGAAAAAGGCAAGCGATTGAAAGTTTATGCCTGCGAGACAAGGCCTTTATTGCAGGGGGCCCGCCTGACCAGCTGGGAACTGAGCAAAAAAGGAATGGATGTGACCTTGATCTGCGATAATATGGCGGCGGCCTTGATGGCTCAGGGAAAGATCGATAAGGTGATCGCCGGAGCGGACAGGATCTGCGCCAACGGCGATACCGCGAATAAGATCGGCACGTACAGCCTGGCGGTATTAAGCAGATATCATAAAATACCTTTTTATATAGCGGCTCCGGCTTCTACCTTTGACCTGAAGATGGAAAACGGCAGGCAGATCTGTATCGAACAAAGATCATCGGAAGAGATAACCGAATTGTTCTTCAAGAAAAGGAGCGCTCCAAAAGGGATAAAAACATTTAATCCGGCGTTCGATGTGACTGATAACCGGTTGATCAGCGCTATTATAACTGATAAAGGGGTTATCAAACCACCGTACGCTTTAAATATTAAAAAAGCAATTAAGGCTTAGGTGCAGGAAATGCAGATCAATAAATTAGGCGAGTTTGGGCTTATCGAGCGGATAAAAAAGACCATTAAAACCGATGCTTCGGTCATTAAGGGCATAGGCGACGACTGCGCCGTGCTCAAACTGGACAAGAGCCGTTTTCTGTTATGTACCTGCGATATGATAATCGAGGGCGTGGATTTCGTAAAAGGCGAAGATCCTTTTCTGGTCGGCAGGAAGGCCCTGGCTATATCCATAAGCGATATTGCCGCCTGCGCCGGTACCCCGCGCTACTGCCTGGTTAGCCTGGGATTGCCTAAAAATACCCGGGTTGAGATGATTGACCGCATATACCGCGGGATGAATTCCTTGGCCGGTAAATACAAGATAAATATCGTGGGCGGGGATATGAGTTCCAGCGATAAGCTTACTATTGATGTTACCATGATAGGGGAAGTGGATAAGAAAAAGCTGGTCTTGCGCAGCGGGGCGAAAACAGGCGATATAATATTCGTTACCGGCAGGTTCGGCGGTTCAATAAAAGGCAAACACCTGAAATTCACCCCCTGTTTGGAAGAGGCCAGGTTCCTGACGCGCAATTTCCGGGTGAATTCCATGATCGACGCCTCCGACGGGTTATGCCAGGACCTGGGGCATATACTCAAAGAAAGCGCAGCGGGCGCGGTGCTCTACGAGGATTTGATTCCTTTAAGCAAAGAGGCATCGGGGATCCGGGACGGCCTTTCATCAGGGGAAGATTTTGAATTGATCTTTACCTTAGGGATAAAAGAGGGCCGCAGGCTTATAGCTTCTAAAAAAATGTTTTATCCTATCGGCCATATAGTAAACCGCGAATACGGCTTGCAGTTCGTGGATAAACACGGCAGGCAGAAAAAGATCGATCCGGCCGGCTTCAGGCATTACTAAGAATATGGAAATAATCTCACGTTCGGAAAAACACACTCTGGATATCGGTAAAAAGATAGCGGCTAACCTGGTTAAAGGCGATATAATCTGTCTTTGGGGCCAGCTGGGCTCGGGCAAGACCGTTCTGGCGAAAGGCATAAGTTCGGGCCTGGGCGTGAGCAGG
This region of Candidatus Omnitrophota bacterium genomic DNA includes:
- the thiL gene encoding thiamine-phosphate kinase, producing MQINKLGEFGLIERIKKTIKTDASVIKGIGDDCAVLKLDKSRFLLCTCDMIIEGVDFVKGEDPFLVGRKALAISISDIAACAGTPRYCLVSLGLPKNTRVEMIDRIYRGMNSLAGKYKINIVGGDMSSSDKLTIDVTMIGEVDKKKLVLRSGAKTGDIIFVTGRFGGSIKGKHLKFTPCLEEARFLTRNFRVNSMIDASDGLCQDLGHILKESAAGAVLYEDLIPLSKEASGIRDGLSSGEDFELIFTLGIKEGRRLIASKKMFYPIGHIVNREYGLQFVDKHGRQKKIDPAGFRHY
- the mtnA gene encoding S-methyl-5-thioribose-1-phosphate isomerase, translating into MDIRTIEWKCGAIRIIDQTKLPDKFEYLLIKDLKDLWNAIKLLKVRGAPALGAAAALGVYLGIKDSKTRDFKSFAAELDKVIIYLGSSRPTARNLFWGLERMASLAVRNKDKKIGRIKELLFDEAKDIIEEDRKACRLIGEYGQRLFRDNDAVLTVCNAGILATIDYGTALGVLYRAREKGKRLKVYACETRPLLQGARLTSWELSKKGMDVTLICDNMAAALMAQGKIDKVIAGADRICANGDTANKIGTYSLAVLSRYHKIPFYIAAPASTFDLKMENGRQICIEQRSSEEITELFFKKRSAPKGIKTFNPAFDVTDNRLISAIITDKGVIKPPYALNIKKAIKA